The following proteins are encoded in a genomic region of Astatotilapia calliptera chromosome 22, fAstCal1.2, whole genome shotgun sequence:
- the ago2 gene encoding protein argonaute-2 isoform X1 has protein sequence MLSRNLWFLGCTMLLAAEMLEGPRSTGSVSSDPPSSPVPEYVFKPPSRPDFGTMGRTIKLQANFFEMEIPKLEVYHYDIDIKPEKCPRRVNREIVEHMVQHFKTQIFGDRKPVYDGRKNLYTAMPLPIGRDKVELEVTIPGEGKDRSFKVAIKWVSCVSLQALHEALSGRLPSVPFETIQALDVVMRHLPSMRYTPVGRSFFTPSEGCSNPLGGGREVWFGFHQSVRPSLWKMMLNIDVSATAFYKAQPVIEFMCEVLDFKSIEEQQKPLTDSQRVKFTKEIKGLKVEITHCGQMKRKYRVCNVTRRPASHQTFPLQQENGQTIECTVAQYFKDKYKLILRYPHLPCLQVGQEQKHTYLPLEVCNIVAGQRCIKKLTDNQTSTMIRATARSAPDRQDEISKLMRSANFNADPYVREFGVMVRDEMTEVNGRVLQAPSILYGGRNKAIATPIQGVWDMRNKQFHTGIEIKVWAIACFAPQRQCTELLLKAFTDQLRKISRDAGMPIQGQPCFCKYAQGADSVEPMFRHLKYTYQGLQLVVVILPGKTPVYAEVKRVGDTVLGMATQCVQVKNVQKTTPQTLSNLCLKINVKLGGVNNILLPQGRPVVFQQPVIFLGADVTHPPAGDGKKPSIAAVVGSMDAHPSRYCATVRVQQHRQEIIQDLATMVRELLIQFYKSTRFKPTRIIYYRDGISEGQFNQVLQHELLAIREACIKLEKDYQPGITFVVVQKRHHTRLFCMDRNERVGKSGNIPAGTTVDTKITHPSEFDFYLCSHAGIQGTSRPSHYHVLWDDNHFSSDELQVLTYQLCHTYVRCTRSVSIPAPAYYAHLVAFRARYHLVDKEHDSAEGSHTSGQSNGRDHQALAKAVQVHQDTLRTMYFA, from the exons CTGCTGAGATGCTTGAGGGACCTCGTTCTACTGGGTCAGTAAGCTCTG ATCCCCCATCTTCCCCAGTGCCAGAATATGTGTTCAAGCCACCATCACGGCCAGACTTTGGCACCATGGGCAGGACAATCAAGCTCCAGGCTAACTTTTTTGAGATGGAAATCCCCAAATTGGAGGTCTATCATTATGACATTGACATCAAGCCTGAAAAATGCCCCCGGAGGGTCAATCG ggAAATTGTGGAGCACATGGTCCAGCACTTTAAAACACAGATCTTTGGTGATCGAAAGCCGGTGTATGATGGAAGGAAGAACCTTTACACTGCCATGCCCTTGCCAATAGGCAGAGACAAA GTGGAGCTTGAGGTAACTATTCCTGGTGAAGGGAAAGACCGCAGCTTCAAAGTAGCCATCAAGTGGGTGTCCTGCGTTAGCCTGCAAGCTCTGCATGAGGCACTGTCAGGACGGCTACCCAGCGTCCCTTTTGAGACTATTCAAGCCTTGGATGTGGTCATGAGACATTTGCCTTCTATGAG GTATACCCCAGTGGGACGCTCTTTCTTCACTCCTTCAGAGGGATGCTCAAACCCTCTTGGTGGAGGGAGAGAGGTGTGGTTTGGTTTCCACCAGTCTGTCAGGCCGTCCCTTTGGAAAATGATGCTCAACATCGATG TTTCGGCCACTGCGTTCTACAAAGCCCAACCTGTAATTGAGTTTATGTGCGAGGTCTTGGATTTCAAAAGCATAGAAGAACAGCAGAAACCCTTGACAGACTCTCAACGAGTGAAATTtacaaaagaaatcaaag GCCTGAAGGTTGAGATTACTCACTGTGGGCAGATGAAGAGGAAGTACAGAGTGTGCAACGTGACAAGAAGACCAGCCAGCCACCAAAC GTTCCCTCTGCAACAGGAGAATGGCCAAACTATAGAGTGCACAGTAGCTCAGTACTTCAAAGACAAGTACAAGCTCATCCTGCGATACCCCCACCTGCCATGTTTACAGGTGGGGCAGGAGCAGAAACACACCTACCTGCCTCTAGAG GTGTGTAACATAGTGGCAGGACAGCGCTGCATCAAAAAGCTGACAGACAATCAGACCTCCACTATGATCCGTGCCACAGCCAGATCGGCACCAGATCGTCAGGATGAGATTAGTAAACTG ATGAGGAGTGCCAACTTCAACGCTGACCCTTACGTTCGTGAGTTCGGAGTGATGGTTCGGGATGAGATGACGGAAGTGAATGGCCGTGTCCTACAAGCTCCTTCCATACTGTATGGAGGCAGG AACAAAGCAATAGCCACACCAATCCAGGGAGTGTGGGACATGAGGAACAAGCAGTTCCACACTGGTATTGAGATCAAAGTGTGGGCCATTGCCTGCTTTGCGCCACAGAGACAGTGCACCGAACTCCTACTTAA AGCTTTCACAGATCAGCTGAGGAAGATCTCTCGAGATGCAGGAATGCCTATCCAAGGTCAACCTTGCTTTTGTAAATATGCCCAGGGAGCTGACAGCGTCGAGCCCATGTTCAGGCACCTCAAATACACCTACCAGGGCCTCCAACTGGTGGTAGTGATCCTACCAGGGAAGACACCCGTTTATG ctgAGGTGAAACGTGTTGGGGACACGGTTCTTGGCATGGCCACACAGTGCGTGCAAGTGAAGAACGTTCAAAAGACGACGCCTCAAACTCTTTCCAACCTGTGTTTGAAGATTAATGTCAAGCTGGGCGGTGTTAACAACATCCTCCTCCCACAGGGCAG GCCGGTGGTGTTtcagcagccagtgatcttcctTGGTGCAGATGTGACACATCCACCTGCAGGAGATGGAAAAAAGCCCTCTATCGCTGCA gtGGTTGGTAGCATGGATGCCCATCCCAGCCGGTACTGTGCGACAGTACGGGTGCAGCAGCACCGCCAGGAAATCATTCAGGACCTGGCTACCATGGTGagggagctgctgatccagttctacaagTCCACCCGCTTCAAGCCCACCAGAATCATCTACTATCGGGATGGCATCTCTGAGGGCCAGTTCAACCAG GTTCTTCAGCATGAGCTGCTGGCAATCCGGGAGGCCTGCATCAAACTAGAGAAGGACTACCAGCCTGGTATTACCTTTGTGGTTGTTCAGAAGAGACACCACACGAGACTGTTCTGTATGGACAGAAATGAGAGG gtTGGGAAGAGCGGCAACATTCCGGCAGGCACCACAGTGGACACCAAAATAACTCACCCATCAGAGTTTGACTTCTACCTTTGCAGTCATGCTGGCATTCAG GGAACCAGCAGGCCGTCTCACTATCACGTGCTCTGGGACGACAACCACTTCTCATCagatgaactgcaggtccttacCTACCAGCTTTGTCACACTTATGTGCGCTGCACCCGGTCAGTGTCCATCCCAGCACCAGCTTACTATGCCCATTTGGTGGCTTTCCGGGCTCGCTATCACTTGGTGGACAAAGAGCATGACAG tgcCGAGGGCAGTCACACATCAGGTCAAAGCAATGGGCGTGACCACCAGGCCTTGGCCAAAGCTGTTCAGGTCCACCAGGACACCTTGCGCACCATGTACTTTGCCTGA
- the ago2 gene encoding protein argonaute-2 isoform X2, with protein MYSSAGAAEMLEGPRSTGSVSSDPPSSPVPEYVFKPPSRPDFGTMGRTIKLQANFFEMEIPKLEVYHYDIDIKPEKCPRRVNREIVEHMVQHFKTQIFGDRKPVYDGRKNLYTAMPLPIGRDKVELEVTIPGEGKDRSFKVAIKWVSCVSLQALHEALSGRLPSVPFETIQALDVVMRHLPSMRYTPVGRSFFTPSEGCSNPLGGGREVWFGFHQSVRPSLWKMMLNIDVSATAFYKAQPVIEFMCEVLDFKSIEEQQKPLTDSQRVKFTKEIKGLKVEITHCGQMKRKYRVCNVTRRPASHQTFPLQQENGQTIECTVAQYFKDKYKLILRYPHLPCLQVGQEQKHTYLPLEVCNIVAGQRCIKKLTDNQTSTMIRATARSAPDRQDEISKLMRSANFNADPYVREFGVMVRDEMTEVNGRVLQAPSILYGGRNKAIATPIQGVWDMRNKQFHTGIEIKVWAIACFAPQRQCTELLLKAFTDQLRKISRDAGMPIQGQPCFCKYAQGADSVEPMFRHLKYTYQGLQLVVVILPGKTPVYAEVKRVGDTVLGMATQCVQVKNVQKTTPQTLSNLCLKINVKLGGVNNILLPQGRPVVFQQPVIFLGADVTHPPAGDGKKPSIAAVVGSMDAHPSRYCATVRVQQHRQEIIQDLATMVRELLIQFYKSTRFKPTRIIYYRDGISEGQFNQVLQHELLAIREACIKLEKDYQPGITFVVVQKRHHTRLFCMDRNERVGKSGNIPAGTTVDTKITHPSEFDFYLCSHAGIQGTSRPSHYHVLWDDNHFSSDELQVLTYQLCHTYVRCTRSVSIPAPAYYAHLVAFRARYHLVDKEHDSAEGSHTSGQSNGRDHQALAKAVQVHQDTLRTMYFA; from the exons CTGCTGAGATGCTTGAGGGACCTCGTTCTACTGGGTCAGTAAGCTCTG ATCCCCCATCTTCCCCAGTGCCAGAATATGTGTTCAAGCCACCATCACGGCCAGACTTTGGCACCATGGGCAGGACAATCAAGCTCCAGGCTAACTTTTTTGAGATGGAAATCCCCAAATTGGAGGTCTATCATTATGACATTGACATCAAGCCTGAAAAATGCCCCCGGAGGGTCAATCG ggAAATTGTGGAGCACATGGTCCAGCACTTTAAAACACAGATCTTTGGTGATCGAAAGCCGGTGTATGATGGAAGGAAGAACCTTTACACTGCCATGCCCTTGCCAATAGGCAGAGACAAA GTGGAGCTTGAGGTAACTATTCCTGGTGAAGGGAAAGACCGCAGCTTCAAAGTAGCCATCAAGTGGGTGTCCTGCGTTAGCCTGCAAGCTCTGCATGAGGCACTGTCAGGACGGCTACCCAGCGTCCCTTTTGAGACTATTCAAGCCTTGGATGTGGTCATGAGACATTTGCCTTCTATGAG GTATACCCCAGTGGGACGCTCTTTCTTCACTCCTTCAGAGGGATGCTCAAACCCTCTTGGTGGAGGGAGAGAGGTGTGGTTTGGTTTCCACCAGTCTGTCAGGCCGTCCCTTTGGAAAATGATGCTCAACATCGATG TTTCGGCCACTGCGTTCTACAAAGCCCAACCTGTAATTGAGTTTATGTGCGAGGTCTTGGATTTCAAAAGCATAGAAGAACAGCAGAAACCCTTGACAGACTCTCAACGAGTGAAATTtacaaaagaaatcaaag GCCTGAAGGTTGAGATTACTCACTGTGGGCAGATGAAGAGGAAGTACAGAGTGTGCAACGTGACAAGAAGACCAGCCAGCCACCAAAC GTTCCCTCTGCAACAGGAGAATGGCCAAACTATAGAGTGCACAGTAGCTCAGTACTTCAAAGACAAGTACAAGCTCATCCTGCGATACCCCCACCTGCCATGTTTACAGGTGGGGCAGGAGCAGAAACACACCTACCTGCCTCTAGAG GTGTGTAACATAGTGGCAGGACAGCGCTGCATCAAAAAGCTGACAGACAATCAGACCTCCACTATGATCCGTGCCACAGCCAGATCGGCACCAGATCGTCAGGATGAGATTAGTAAACTG ATGAGGAGTGCCAACTTCAACGCTGACCCTTACGTTCGTGAGTTCGGAGTGATGGTTCGGGATGAGATGACGGAAGTGAATGGCCGTGTCCTACAAGCTCCTTCCATACTGTATGGAGGCAGG AACAAAGCAATAGCCACACCAATCCAGGGAGTGTGGGACATGAGGAACAAGCAGTTCCACACTGGTATTGAGATCAAAGTGTGGGCCATTGCCTGCTTTGCGCCACAGAGACAGTGCACCGAACTCCTACTTAA AGCTTTCACAGATCAGCTGAGGAAGATCTCTCGAGATGCAGGAATGCCTATCCAAGGTCAACCTTGCTTTTGTAAATATGCCCAGGGAGCTGACAGCGTCGAGCCCATGTTCAGGCACCTCAAATACACCTACCAGGGCCTCCAACTGGTGGTAGTGATCCTACCAGGGAAGACACCCGTTTATG ctgAGGTGAAACGTGTTGGGGACACGGTTCTTGGCATGGCCACACAGTGCGTGCAAGTGAAGAACGTTCAAAAGACGACGCCTCAAACTCTTTCCAACCTGTGTTTGAAGATTAATGTCAAGCTGGGCGGTGTTAACAACATCCTCCTCCCACAGGGCAG GCCGGTGGTGTTtcagcagccagtgatcttcctTGGTGCAGATGTGACACATCCACCTGCAGGAGATGGAAAAAAGCCCTCTATCGCTGCA gtGGTTGGTAGCATGGATGCCCATCCCAGCCGGTACTGTGCGACAGTACGGGTGCAGCAGCACCGCCAGGAAATCATTCAGGACCTGGCTACCATGGTGagggagctgctgatccagttctacaagTCCACCCGCTTCAAGCCCACCAGAATCATCTACTATCGGGATGGCATCTCTGAGGGCCAGTTCAACCAG GTTCTTCAGCATGAGCTGCTGGCAATCCGGGAGGCCTGCATCAAACTAGAGAAGGACTACCAGCCTGGTATTACCTTTGTGGTTGTTCAGAAGAGACACCACACGAGACTGTTCTGTATGGACAGAAATGAGAGG gtTGGGAAGAGCGGCAACATTCCGGCAGGCACCACAGTGGACACCAAAATAACTCACCCATCAGAGTTTGACTTCTACCTTTGCAGTCATGCTGGCATTCAG GGAACCAGCAGGCCGTCTCACTATCACGTGCTCTGGGACGACAACCACTTCTCATCagatgaactgcaggtccttacCTACCAGCTTTGTCACACTTATGTGCGCTGCACCCGGTCAGTGTCCATCCCAGCACCAGCTTACTATGCCCATTTGGTGGCTTTCCGGGCTCGCTATCACTTGGTGGACAAAGAGCATGACAG tgcCGAGGGCAGTCACACATCAGGTCAAAGCAATGGGCGTGACCACCAGGCCTTGGCCAAAGCTGTTCAGGTCCACCAGGACACCTTGCGCACCATGTACTTTGCCTGA